The Salmo trutta chromosome 27, fSalTru1.1, whole genome shotgun sequence genome includes the window gtctgagatccctaaagattggaaagctgccgcggtcatccccctcttcaaagggggagacactctagacccaaactgttaaaggcctatatccatcctgccctgcctttctaaagtcttcaaaagccagctggtcatgggtgcacctcagccacgctcaaggtcctaaacgatatcataaccgccatcaataagagacattactgtgcagccgtattcatcgacctggccaaggctcttgactctgtcaatcaccacattatcggcagactcaatagccttggtttctcaaatgactgccttgcctggttcaccaactacttctcagatagcgttcagtgtgtcaaatcggagggcctgttgtccggacctctggcaggctCTATGTGGGTACCACAGGTTTCAATTCTCGGgcctactcttttctctgtatatatcaatgatgtcgcacttgctgctggtgattctctgatccacttctacacagacaacaccattctgtatacatctggcccttcctttGACACTgtattaacaaacctccaaacaagcttcaatgccatacaacactccttccgcgGCCTCCAACTGCTCAGCGCTGATCCCGTaatcgggatcaacatccagcggaAAATCTGAGCGCCATAATCATAACCAAATATAATAATTTCTGTTtgtcaaacataggactattttacaccgttttatagatacacttctcctgaatcgaaccacgtccgatttcaaaaaggctttacagcgaaagcaaaacattacattatgttaggagagtacattgtcaaaatagccacaccgccattttccgaccaaccacatgcatcacaaataaccaaaaaacagctaaatgaagaactaacctttgacaatcttcaccagatgacactcctaggacatcatgttacacaatacatgcattcttttgttcaataaagttcatatttatatacaaaaacagcattttacatcggcgcatgatgttcagaaaatattttccctcaaatgcatccggtgaatcagcactacaatttactaaattactattcgaaaacatttgtaaaatgtaatattgtcattcaaagaatgcaaccgcattgccagatttaaaaacaactttactgggaaatcacactttgcaataaacgaggtgctatgctcagaaaaataggctaggcgatgcaggttagcgccatcttggaaccatctaatatcaaatatactattgtaaatattcccttacctttgattatcttcatcagaaggcacttccagaaatcccaggtccacaacaaatgtagttttgttcgaaaaagttaataatttatgtcccaatagctcgttcttgttagcgcgttacGATGGCTACACAAAATGTACTGAagtgcgcgggacttgtcgtcacgaatgtgcaaaaaatatatatttacgttcgttcaaacatgtcaaacgttgtataacataactctttagggcctttttcaaccagagcatcaataatattcaaggcggacgattgcattgtcttactaaacgtttcggaacgaaagggtacccacgggcgcccgcgtcatagtagtaatggccctccccctatgaccaactttccaggcctctcgttcggtcagtttctaccggagaagactcaaaccactttgtaaagactgttgacatctagtggaagccttaggaagtgctcaatgaattcTAACTcatggtgtgtttcataggcaaagacttgaaagtgattccacaaatcagatttccacttcctgttaggatctgtctcggggttttgactgccatatgagttatgttatactcacagacaccattcaaacagttttagaaactttagagtgttttctatccaaatctactaattatatgcgtatcctagcttctgagtttgagtaggaggccgtttaaaatgggcacgtatttttttcaaaattcgctATAGCGCCCCCTTTCCTTAACGTGCGTCAAGAggttaaatgctagtaaaaccaaatgcatgctcttcaaccgattgctgcccgcacccgcccgccaatcatcactactctggacggttctgacttagaatatgtggacaactacaaatacctaggtgtctggttagactgtaaactctccttccagactcacattaagcatctccaatccaaaattaaatctagaattggcttcctatttctcaacaaaacctccttcactcatgctgccaaacataccctcgtaaaactgactatcctaccgatccttgacttcggcgatgtcatttacaaaataggctccaacactttactcagcaaattggatgtacactaccggtcaaaagttttagaacacctactcattcaagggtttttctttatttttactattttctacattgtagtataatagtgaagacatcaaaactattcaatagcacatatggaatcatgtaataatcaaaacagtgttaaacaaatcaaaatatattttatatttgagattcttcaagtagccatcctttgccttgatgagagctttgcccactcttggcattctctcaaccagcttcacctggaatgcttttccaacagtcttgaaggagttcccacatatgctaagcacttgttggccgcGTTTCCTTCACTCTGAAGTCCGACTCATCAAaaaaacatctcaatttggttgaggtcgggggattgtggaggccaggtcatctgatgcagcactccatcaccctcctttgtggtaaaatagcccttacacagcctgttaggtgtgtttggtcattgtcctgttgaaaaacaaattatagtcccactaagcccaaaccagatgggatggcgtattgctgcagaatgctgaggtagccatgctggttaagtgtgccttgaattcaaaataaattgcagacagtgtcaccagcaaagcacacccacaccataacacctcctcctccatgctttactgtgggaaatacacatgcagagatcatctgttcacccacacttcgtctcacaaagacatggcagttggaaccaaaaatctccaatttggactctagaccaaaggacaaatttccaccagtctaatgtccattactcgtgtttcttggcccaagcaagtatcttcttcttattggtgtcctttagtagtggtttctctgcagcaattcgaccatgaaggcctcattcacgcagtctcctctgaacagttgatattgagatgtgtctgttacttgaactctgtgaagcatttatttgggctgcaatttctgaggcaggtaagtctaatgaacttatcctctacagaagaggcaactctgggtcttcctttcctgtggcggtcctcatgagagtttcatcatagcacttgatggtttttgcgactgcacttgaagacactttcaaacttcttgaaatgttccgtattgactgatattcatgtcttaaagtaatgatggactgtcgtttctctttgcttatttgagaagttcttgccataatatggacttggtcttttaccaaatagggctatcttctgtatacccccttaccttgtcacaacacaactgattggctcaaatgcattaaactgttagggctagggggcagtatttacacggccggataaaaaacgtacccgatttaatctggttactactcctacccagtaactagaatatgcatataattattggctttggatagaaaacaccctaaagtttctaaaactgtttgaatggtgtctgtgagtataacagaactcatatggcaggcaaaaacctgagaagattccttacaggaagtgccctctctgacaagatcttgttcttcttgcctctgtttattgaagactgaggatctttgctgtaacgtgacacttcctacggctcccataggctctcagagcccgggaaaaagctgaatgatatcgaggcagccccaggctgaaacacatttgcgcttttggcaagtggccaatcagaggacaatgggcttaggcgcgtgcacgagtcgaccccgtgctttattttctttcgtctttttacctaaacgcagatttccggtcggaatattatcgcttttttacgagaaaaatggcataaaaattgattttaaacagcggttgacatgcttcgaagtacgctaatggaatatttagaaatgttttgtcacgaaatgcgtcgtgctcgtcacccttctttaccctttcggatagtgtcttgaacgcacgaacaaaacgccgctgtttggatataactatggattatttgggaccaaaccaacatttgttattgaagtagaagtcctgggagtgcattctgacaaagaacaccaaaggtaatcaaacttttctaatagtaaatcggagtttggtgaaggctaaacttgctgggtgtctaaatagctagccctgtgatgccgggctatctacttagaatattgcaaaatgtgctttcaccaaaaagctattttaaaatcggacatatcgagtgcatagaggagtaatgtatctataattcttaaaataattgttatgctttttgtgaacgtttatcgtgagtaatttagtaaattgttggtaaattcgccggaagtttgcggggggtatgctagttctgaacgtcacatgctaatgtaaaaagctggtttttgatataaatatgaacttgattgaacaaaacatgcatgtattgtataacataatgtcctaggtgtgtcatctgatgaagatcatcaaaggttagtgctgcatttagctgtcttctgggtttttgtgacattatatgctagcttgaaaaatgggtgtctgattatttctggctgggtactctgctgacataatctaatgttttgctttcgttgtaaagcctttttgaaatcggacagtgtggttagattaacgagagtcttgtctttaaatagctgtaaaatagtcatatgtttgagaaattgaagtaatagcatttcaaaggtatttgaaaatcgcgccacaggattcaactggctgttacgtaggtgggacgaattcgtcccgccggtcctagagaagttaagaagggaagaaattccacaaattaactttgaacaaggcacaccttttaattgaaatgcattccaggtgactacctcatgaagctggttgagagaatgccaagaatgtgcaaagctgtcatcaaggcaaagggtggctactttgaagaatctcaaatataaaatatatttttatttgtttaacacttttttggttactacatgattccatatgtgttatttcatagctttgatgtcttcactattattctacaatgtagataatggtaaaaataaagaaaaacccttgaatgagtaggtgttctaaaacttttgaccggtattgtagtctatcacagtgccatccgttttgtcaccaaagccccatatactacccaccactgcggcctgtatgctctcgttggctggccctcgctacatattcgttgccaaacccactggctccaggtcatctataagtctttgctagttaaagccccaccttatctcagctcactggtcaccatagcaacacccacctgtagcacacgttccagcaggtatatctcactggtcacccccaaagccaacacctgctttggccgcctttccttccagttatctgctgcaaatgactggaacgaattgcaaaaatcacataaaatgtacatctccctcactaactttaagcatcacctgtcagagcagcttaccgatcactgaacctgtacacagcccatctgtaaatagcccacccacccaactacctcatccccatattgttatttatttttttgctcttttgcaccccagtagctctacttgcacatcatcgtctgcacatctatcactccagtgttaatgctaaattgtaattatttcaccactatggcctatttattgccttacctccctaatcttacatttgcacacactgtacattgatttttattttgtgttattgactgtacgtttgcttatcccatgtgtaactctgtgttgttgtttttgccacactgctttgctttatcttggccaggttgcagttgtaaatgagaacttgttctcaactggcctacctggttaaataaaggtgaaatgtaaaaaaaaattaaaatcaaCATTACAAACTGTTGTATGCAAATCTCTTTTGATACAAGGGAAATGATTTTgtcaaaatcaaaacaaatgtaccAGAAATAAATAAAGATTATGGGCATGTGACACTCTGTATAGGGCACATTGAGCTGCCTGAAAAATGTGAACTAGGCCTAGGTGATAAAAGGTAATTCTCCATAGAGGATGAGTTATGGAGGATGTGAAGTCAAACAACCCCAGCCACTAATTCAAGGTGCTTCCAAGAGATAAGTGATTCTCTAATTACATATACCCAAGTCACTGCAGCCAAGGCCTGGACAACCAGCAGTGTAATTAACTGACATTCCCAACATGCTCTGCACTTGCAAAACTGATGATTTGCCTATGGGCAGAAACATCAGAGAATAATTTTGGCGGCATGACAACAGCACTGTGATATATTAGGACTTTGTTTTGCTACTAGGCCTATTTCATGAAGTCGCCCGCCCCTCCCCCAACAGTCCTTCATGATCAGCCCATGGGAGTTTGAACAGATTGGGCATGATTGAAAAATATGGTGTCTCAATATTTTTTGTTAAAAGTGACGCTTCAGGGCATATCAAGTGGCACTGAAACCCATGTAAATGGGCATTACATTGGCAGGTGAATTGTCTACATGGTATATAGTCCCACCTGTCCATGGCTTGCACAATGTTGTAGATATGCTCATTAACTATGGATATTACTTTGTAGCTTCCTTTTTGCATATCTAAATCATGGAAAATGAAAATATTTAATTGTGTAGGCCTAAATACATAAACCACGAGACATCACAGTTGAAACGAGAATTTGTACCAACACTGCAACACTTTATTTACCTGACTAATTGTGTAACATACTAGTCAGTGGAACACCaggtgtgtattcattagtcgcacaccgtagcaaaacttTTGGACCATAGCGAAAGGTTTTGCAATGAAAACTCCTATTGGACAAATTCCAGTAGGTCCCTCCCCATTTGGTTCCTAATGAATACCCCCCTGGGAACTTTGATTATTGTTTCTTGTCGACTCATGACCAGGAccttaaatgatttaatcaaGGACATGTCTTTTTAATATGAATAACAACTAGGTGAAGAAGGCTAGTGTGCAGTGTGTTATTTAAAAGAGATTGAATTACAACAAACATTCCAAATCCGATTCAAATAAACACTTCTGGAGCTAACAAGTCTCAACTCCAAGAAATCATGACCAAATTCCCATCTGCATTTTACTGTAGAACACAGTTGATTTATGTGTGGTTTCGATTCAAAATTCTTGCATTAATGGTACATTAGGAGTGTCTAAGAGGCAGGCGTTTGGGAGATCATAAAACATGGTTTAAATGCAATCATGTCAAGATGTCTTCTAGGTATGGTCGGAGGGAGGGGGCATATTGTGAAAACTTGTGACGTGAGGAAATGACCACAAACATGTCGAACgtcagagaaaaagagagcacaTCATTGCCAGTAACCTTCAATGTAGTAATTTTAGTAATGTCCAATTGTTAAACTTCTTCTTCCCTGCCTACATGATTGTAAACTGTCGGGAAAACTGTCACTGTACGCTGAGAGCTTTACTATAAATAATATAACCTATGACTGTGTTGTATCGAACTTTTGGTAACTAGTTAGTATCGTTCACTGTTTTTCCTCCATTGAAATGTATGTTGTCGTAGCTCATTTGATATTGACCACCACATCTTCATCAGGAAGTAAGCAAGCAATTTCTCAATCAACTTTGCACGCATTCATTATGAATAAAAACATTTTCCGATATAcatcacatgtagcctacatgacCCAAGAGAAACAAATCTTACATGAAACTTGCCTCTTATGAATGAGTTCACCTCAGAGTAATACCTTGACTTCCGCGTTTCAGAAGTAGGTTAGGTATTGTCACTGTCTCTGGCGTTTAAACTGTACACCACTGAAATAAATTATGCACTGGCTGCATGTGTTTTCGACACTAAAGAAACCAAccgaagtagctagctagctattgccCACATACTTTAAATACTACACTTCAGAGAATCAACGCATGTTTTGAAAGCAAAGATATTTGAAGTTTGATAACTAAGCCCACAAAATGTGTGGTAAATGGTTAGCCAATCAGGGAAGGGCTTGTGTGAGTACGTAATGACGCACTAGTAACTAGGTCATTTCTGAGGACGAAGAGGAAGTGTGATGTGGCTTTGAGAAATTTAGCTACAAAAATGGTAAGAGTGAGAGTTGTTTAACTTTTCAATATCAATTCGTGACAATGGTTGATATAGGTTTTCGTATATAGTATCCAATTACCTCTATATGACATGAGTAGCTGGTAAATGTTTCTGCAGACAGTATGTTAGCAAACAgtactgtaacgttagctagctttgCCAACAAGGGCAATAAATCAAGACAAAAACATCTCGATCTGTGTTGTCTCAGTTTCTCCTATCATACTGACCTAACTGTTTCATTTAATGGCCTATTTGTTAGATGTTTCATTTAGATATCGATTGCATATCCACATGGTAGATGCCAATCAGTGTAACAGTTCGCAAACTCGACGAAATTGTGCCACGTCTGGTGCTTTAAAGACAACCGGGTTTGGGAACTCAAAAAGAGGTCaaatgatgacgtcagtgatcttcggGTTGAAAAGTGGgaactctagaaagaggcccaagtttCCGGCTTGTAAtttcgagttggatgaccgttcaaaagaTTTTTCCCATTCGGAACTCGTTTTTTTCCGATTTCCCAGTTGTTTTCTAACGAGGCATTAGCCTTTCCGTTCCGGGCCACCAATGTAGCATGCATTTGTGTTTCATGCCGCATTCATGTGCTAGTCAGAACTTGAACATTTCCGACTTTCTAACTGGTTATATTTATACACGAGCAGCGTTCAACGAATCAGCAAGTCGAAAACGTCCGAGTTTCCCAGTTCCGACTAGCATGTGAAGGCGGCATTATACGCCGTTTACATCGTGACCTATTTCATTACGCCTTACATCATCTTCACTGACTCTTTGCCTGTGTTTAGAATTACGACTTACATGATCTTCACTGAGTCATTGCCTGGTGGCGTAGTCTTTGTAACGCAATATGGAGGAGAGTCTGTCTCATCAGATAGCGAAATATGTGGCAGGTTCCAGCAGGAATCTGTCAAAAACTTCGTAAAatacaaggttgccaacaaacaacgcatacaaagtaacATGATCAatccacctagctaactagctgccgaatagtcATCAAGATATTCTTAGTTTGTCGATAGGCTACCAGAGTGAGTACAGGCATTTTTCGGGAATAAACATTGTGAGTAAAAAACGTAATTAAATAGCCCAATCCCTACCCCGGTAttttattctgccgctatacaactttgtgtgcgttgtttgttggcaaccttgttatttacaacgTTTTTGGAACGGATTCTTGTTGGaatgttccacaaattatacccaccgcAAAATATGACTTTTTCGTTCAAGACAGGATGCATATTGTTTCAGGtgaaaatataaaatgttttgtAAAGTTACTTTTTTCTCAACTTGTTTATAAATGAAATTAAAGAAACCTGGTGGTTTGatccctggatgctgattggcagAACATATGACAAATTACTTTTTACtcttctaattacattggtacaACTAGTTTATAATCACAATAAGGCTCCTCTgggatttgtggtatatggccaatataaaaTGGCTGTATCTACGCCGTATACCACAGCCCtaagctgtggtatattggccacataccacccccttgggccttaacGTTTAAATATAGCAAGtcaagctagctggctaaaagGTAGGCTAGGTTGAAGATTCCATTGTAGctagcgacccccccccccccccccaccaccaccaacaccaccacctaaTAATTAGCATCAAAAACGTCATTACCATCACATTAAACTTAAACGGGAGGCAACAGTCATATAATTGTCTTAACAGCCAATGCATATTATTTAACATTACTATTAAAATGGTACTTATTTATAGGAATGGTTAATTGTTTACAAGTTGCTAGCTATCCCATAAAGCCATCACTGAAAACCACATATTTTCATCTTCTGTGGtttggtaacttcctgttcttcaACAGTCTGGCTGGACTGAAGATGATGCAAAGTTTGGAAAGTTTCCAAGTATGCAGCCTCAGTCTGGCAATGGAGCCTTCCATTTTCACTCTGTTGTGGATGTCCCCGTTGAAATGCATGACATCCGGCGCAACATAACTGAGTGCTTATGGGTAATGGGAACGAGGCTTGACATGCTGACTATACCGGCCATGCGCGCCATCATGCGCATGTGTATTTTGTCTATCCCCACCAGACACAATCATGACGTGCAGGTTAAAATACCAAATTCAACTGTGAATCAATTCTATTAATTTCTGGGCAGGTCGAAACACACATTCAACATTAAttgacatttagctagctagctgttgctaGCCTGTTTGTCCAGGGAGATTAACATTTGGTTATTTTACTTGATATGCATATGGGACCCCCTTTTAGTTGGTTATTTGTAGAATTTTGACCTGGAGTCATACAAATTGTGAGTTTCTCTACTCCAATGCTTAATCCACATATGTTTTATATTAGGctattatttttgtttcattcacTTCCCtttgacctgcactgttggagctcggCGCATAAAAATCTCATTGTACCCTACAATAACATCTGcaaccctgtgcatgtgactCATAAATTCTGCAAATCTAAAAAAGAAAAGCTTTTTAGTTCTCTTTTAATCTCGTCTTATTTGTCTTTCAAGCATCCACATGGGTTTATCTTCCTGAAATCCAGTAAGGAGGGGACTTGTGGAGCGTCTCAAACAGACCCAAGTTGTATTCTAGCGATGCCTATGCAAATGCTCGTTCACACGAGCGAGCGGTGTGGTTAaaattattgaataacatgtatgtgttaaATATGCAGCACACGCCACATGTACGATGAGGTTTGCACGTTATGTTGTCTACAGGAGGATGCCCAACTGCTGAACGTTTTTGAGAAGGTCCTCAGCAAAGGCAGCCACTAGCTAATGTTAAAGGCTTAGGCTAGGTTTAGAGCCTTTATACCAGATCAAACTTTATTTCAATATCTCCTTCAAAAAGTGTATGCCCATTTGTTGGGATGCTAAGAATTTGTTTTAAatgttaatttttttaatttaaatacCTGTTTTCTTTGAAAATTTTAGTCTGATACATTTCTTTCATTTGTCACTCTCTCTTCTTGCAGTCTGCCATTTTCAACTTCCAGAGTCTTCTGACTGTGATTCTTCTGCTCATCTGTACATGTGCCTACATCAGAGCTCTAGCCCCCAGCCTGCTAGACAAGAACAAGTCAGGGTAGGTACCATTTGAGTCCAGTTTATACATTTAAGGGCAACTCGGGGTGTTAGCCCATGTTACAGACCTCGATGAACAAGGTCTATGAGTATATCACAAGCAAACCATGCAACTTAATTCCCGACCAGTGATTGTACTGTTTGCGACAAGTTCTGATTTTAAAAAGGCATTATTTACAGTGCCCAATAAATAATGAAATCCAATTGTTAGATGCTACCAGGgcctaaaatgtactttttggaccaccagccactgtggcaggtagatttTAAACAATCTAGAAGCCACTCAGATTTTTTCCcagacaaaatatatttttgtcatgCATACATATTTTTTGTCATGCATACATCAAAGAACAAACTAAAAGCAGATGaccatgctttgtaatgtttctaaaacaagacATTTCTTAGTAaagacacgagcctaccagacgagctaaattacttatatgcttgcttcgaggcaagcaacactgaagcatacatgaGAGCATCAACCGTTCCGGATGACTTTGTAATCACTCTCTCCGTTGccaatgtaagacctttaaacaggtcaacattcacacgCATTGCCAGggtgtgtactctgagcatgctcTGACTAGGGCGTCTCTTTGCTGTCAGTGGAAGCAGAAGACTCAAACTAGCATTGAAAACAACCAAGCTTGTGagcaaaacaatgtaaatagcaaAGAAACACGAGGACAAAGTAACTTTGTAGACT containing:
- the LOC115164910 gene encoding protein kish-A; translation: MSAIFNFQSLLTVILLLICTCAYIRALAPSLLDKNKSGILGIFWKCARIGERKSPWVAFCCVLMAFSILFVQ